A single region of the Vicia villosa cultivar HV-30 ecotype Madison, WI unplaced genomic scaffold, Vvil1.0 ctg.001366F_1_1, whole genome shotgun sequence genome encodes:
- the LOC131634835 gene encoding uncharacterized protein LOC131634835 — MDIFRQLQINIPFLEALEQMPKYAKFMKDILTKKKKYTEPETVILDAKCSANIQSTLPRKESDPGRVTLPVTIGDIHVGRGLVDLGSSINLIPLSMVKRLGIFDLKATRMTLQLADKSTTCPYGVAEDLLMKVDKFLFPVDFVVIDMEEDIDTPLIPGRPFMKMERMMIDIDDGLMKLRFQDEEVCFDLFEAMKHPKDKGDCFRIDATEKVIMQVESQIHLFNPLEKTLTEALDVLKEDKEKDIEECLRDLDVSEEINPFEAKMEELKDEPKIDEAKVELKMLPSHLKYAFLEEGGKKSVIISGSLSNKV; from the coding sequence ATGGATATATTTCGACAATTGCAAATCAACATTCCTTTTTTAGAAGCTTTGGAGCAAATGCCAAAGTATGCAAAGTTCATGAAAGATATTCTTACAAAGAAGAAAAAGTACACCGAGCCCGAAACTGTCATCCTTGATGCGAAGTGTAGTGCAAATATTCAAAGTACCTTGCCAAGAAAAGAGAGCGATCCAGGAAGAGTCACTTTACCGGTTACCATTGGTGATATTCATGTGGGAAGAGGTTTAGTTGATTTGGGTTCGAGTATCAATCTTATTCCATTGTCCATGGTGAAAAGGTTAGGCATTTTTGACTTAAAGGCAACGAGAATGACATTACAACTAGCTGATAAGTCCACAACTTGTCCTTATGGGGTTGCAGAAGATTTACTTATGAAGGTTGATAAGTTCTTGTTTCCCGTTGATTTTGTCGTGATTGACATGGAGGAAGACATTGATACACCATTGATTCctggaaggccttttatgaaaaTGGAAAGGATGATGATTGATATTGACGATGGTTTAATGAAGTTGAGATTCCAAGATGAAGAAGTTTGTTTTGACCTCTTTGAAGCCATGAAACATCCAAAGGATAAAGGTGATTGTTTTAGGATTGATGCGACGGAGAAAGTTATTATGCAAGTTGAAAGTCAAATTCATTTGTTCAACCCTCTCGAGAAAACATTGACGGAAGCTCTTGATGTTCTTaaagaagacaaagaaaaagatattgaagaatgtttgcgagatcttgatgtATCCGAAGAGATAAATCCTTTTGAGGCAAAGATGGAAGAATTGAAAGATGAGCCAAAGATTGATGAAGCCAAAgtagaattgaagatgttaccaTCCCACTTGAAATATGcttttcttgaagaaggtggaAAGAAGTCGGTGATAATTAGTGGGTCATTGTCAAATAAGGTGTAA